Proteins encoded within one genomic window of Oryza brachyantha chromosome 7, ObraRS2, whole genome shotgun sequence:
- the LOC102722973 gene encoding probable galactinol--sucrose galactosyltransferase 2 produces MTVTPQITVGDGRLAVRGRTVLTGVPDNVSAAHASGAGLVDGAFVGAAAGEAKSLHVFTFGTLRDCRFMCLFRFKLWWMTQRMGSSGRDVPLETQFMIIEVPASAGDNDDGGGGEPVYVVMLPLLEGQFRAALQGNEHDELQICIESGDKAVQTEQGVNMVYVHAGTNPFDTITQAVKAVEKHVQTFHHRDKKKMPSFLDWFGWCTWDAFYTDVTADGVKQGLRSLAKGGAPPRFLIVDDGWQQIGTEDAPGDEAVAVQEGAQFASRLTGMKENVKFQNKNGGQEETPGLKLLVDEVKGEHGVRQVYVWHAMAGYWGGVAPAMERHEAALAYPVQSPGVTGNQPDIVMDSLSVLGLGLVHPRRAFAFYDELHAYLASCGVDGVKVDVQNIIETLGAGHGGRVALTRAYHRALEASVARSFPDNGCISCMCHNSDMLYSARQTAVVRASDDFYPHDPASHTVHVASVAYNTVFLGEFMQPDWDMFHSLHPAAEYHGAARAIGGCPIYVSDKPGNHNFELLRKLVLPDGSVLRARLPGRPTRDCLFSDPARDGASLLKIWNLNKCGGVVGVFNCQGAGWCRVAKKTRVHDAAPGTLTGAVRADDVDAIAQVAGGGWDGEAAVYAHRARELVRLPRGAALPVTLGALEYEVFHVCPVRAVSSAGVCFAPVGLLDMFNAGGAVEDCAVITSAAATTAAVVALRVRGCGRFGAYFSRRPSRCALDGADVEFAYDGDKGLVAVDLPAPEQELYRWTLEIHV; encoded by the exons atgacggTGACGCCGCAGATCACGGTGGGCGACGGGAGGCTGGCGGTGCGGGGGCGGACGGTGCTGACCGGCGTGCCGGACAACGTGTCGGCGGCGCACGCGTCCGGGGCGGGGCTCGTCGACGGCGCgttcgtcggcgccgccgccggcgaggccaaGAGCCTCCACGTCTTCACCTTCGGCACTCTCCG GGATTGCCGGTTCATGTGCCTGTTCAGGTTCAAGCTGTGGTGGATGACGCAGCGGATGGGCTCCTCCGGTCGCGACGTCCCGCTCGAGACCCAGTTCATGATCATCGAGGttcccgcctccgccggcgacaacgacgacggcggcggcggcgagccggtgTACGTGGtgatgctgccgctgctggAGGGGCAGTTCCGCGCGGCGCTGCAGGGGAACGAGCACGACGAGCTCCAGATCTGCATCGAGAGCG GGGACAAGGCGGTGCAGACGGAGCAGGGAGTGAACATGGTGTACGTCCATGCTGGGACCAACCCCTTTGACACCATCACCCAAGCTGTCAA GGCCGTGGAGAAGCACGTGCAGACATTCCACCACAGGGACAAGAAGAAG ATGCCGTCGTTCTTGGATTGGTTCGGGTGGTGCACCTGGGACGCATTCTACACCGACGTCACCGCCGACGGCGTCAAGCAGGGCCTCCGCAGCCTCGCCAagggcggcgcgccgccgcgcttcCTCATCGTCGACGACGGCTGGCAGCAGATCGGCACCGAGGacgcgcccggcgacgaggccgtcgccgtgcaGGAAGGCGCGCAGTTCGCGAGCAGGCTGACCGGCATgaaggagaacgtcaagttccAGAACAAGAACGGCGGCCAGGAGGAGACGCCGGGGCTGAAGCTGCTGGTCGACGAGGTGAAGGGGGAGCACGGCGTGCGCCAGGTGTACGTGTGGCACGCCATGGCCGGGTACTGGGGCGGCGTGGCGCCGGCGATGGAGCGGCacgaggcggcgctggcgtACCCGGTGCAGTCGCCGGGGGTGACGGGCAACCAGCCGGACATCGTCATGGACTCCCTCTCCGtgctcggcctcggcctcgtcCACCCGCGCAGGGCGTTCGCCTTCTACGACGAGCTCCACGCCTACCTCGCGTCgtgcggcgtcgacggcgtcaAGGTCGACGTGCAGAACATCATCGAGACGCTCGGCGCcggccacggcggccgcgtcgCGCTCACGCGGGCGTACCACCGCGCGCTCGAGGCCTCCGTGGCGCGGAGCTTCCCCGACAATGGCTGCATCTCCTGCATGTGCCACAACAGCGACATGCTCTACAGCGCGCGCCAGACCGCCGTGGTGCGCGCCTCCGACGACTTCTACCCGCACGACCCGGCGTCGCACACCGTCCACGTCGCCTCCGTCGCCTACAACACCGTCTTCCTCGGCGAGTTCATGCAGCCCGACTGGGACATGTTCCAC AGCTTGCACCCGGCGGCGGAGTAccacggcgcggcgagggcgatCGGCGGCTGCCCGATCTACGTCAGCGACAAGCCGGGGAACCACAACTTCGAGCTGCTCAGGAAGCTCGTCCTCCCCGACGGCTCCGTGCTCCGGGCGCGGCTCCCCGGCCGCCCCACCCGTGACTGCCTCTTCTCCGACCcggcgcgcgacggcgcgag CTTGCTCAAGATATGGAACCTGAACAAGTGCGGCGGCGTAGTCGGGGTGTTCAACTGCCAGGGCGCCGGGTGGTGCCGCGTGGCCAAGAAGACGCGCGTGCACGACGCGGCgccggggacgctcaccggcgccgtgcgcgccgacgacgtcgacgccaTCGCGCAGGTCGCCGGCGGAGGGTGGGACGGCGAGGCCGCGGTGTACGCGCAccgggcgcgggagctggtCCGGCtgccgcgcggcgccgcgctgccgGTGACGCTGGGGGCCCTCGAGTACGAGGTGTTCCACGTCTGCCCGGTCCGCGCCGTCTCCTCCGCCGGCGTCTGCTTCGCGCCCGTCGGGCTCCTCGACATGTTcaacgccggcggcgccgtggagGACTGcgccgtcatcacctccgccgccgccaccaccgccgcggtGGTGGCGCTCAGGGTGCGCGGGTGCGGCCGGTTCGGCGCCTACTTCTCTCGGAGGCCGTCGAGGTGCGCGCTCGACGGCGCGGACGTGGAGTTCGCCTACGACGGGGACAAggggctcgtcgccgtcgacctgccggcgccggagcaggAGCTGTACAGGTGGACCCTGGAGATCCACGTCTAG